The Cheilinus undulatus linkage group 21, ASM1832078v1, whole genome shotgun sequence region TAGCCtgactctttttttgtttctttatcaaaaaagaaaaataatggaCACACAAAGTGAGACAGACCTGTGTGGTCTCATGTTTTGGTcatatttatttgactttatccTCAGTTTTAAGcttgaaaataattatttgtttCCTTTGAGGATATGTCATAACTGTATCTCCCCACTGGGTGGTGCTGTCTACCAATAACTTGCACATTAAGCCTGATCCAACTTGTATCTGCTGTGATGGCATCAGCAGAAATATGTATTCCATTGTTCTGAAGCACTGAATGACGAAGGACAGGTTGTATGATGCATTGggtaaaatacatttaagaaTCAGCCTGTAATAGTCTCTGATGACCAATAATCAATCTCTTATGACCTAACAATCACAGGTAATACTGATTGGCTGCTGTATAAAAAATTAAGGTAAATATTGTATTCATTTGTGGCAGAAGGGCTTCAGTATTCATGCATTTGGTCAGAGTGTCAACagaaactttgcacaaaaagtCTTTAATGGTATCATAAACTACACGACTAAACTCAGAGGTCGTCATCATTGTGGCGTTTGTATTCCCTCCATGTCAAAGAGAGGTGCTTGAACTTCTACAGTTGGAGCATTGCTGCTCATGTCCTGATAGTCATATTTGTCCATCCTCTCTTGATACAGAGAAGCTCTACAGTCTCTGTCTGTCACCTGCCCCAGAAGAGAGCGTGACACATCCTGTATGTGATGAATAGGACTAGATCCTACCAGGTCACCCTGCCTGGGGCCACTGATGGCCCCCTGATGGCTCTGATTGTGGCCTGTGTGGACTCTCAAAGGGCTCAGAGAGCTGAAAGTGGTTTGATACTGCAGCAGGCCAGAGGGAGTGTTGGAGGAATGGATGGGAGTCTGGGAGTTGGTCTGGTTTTGTGTTGCATCAGAGCTGGTTTGGACACTCAGAGATGAATAGATGGAATTTATAGGAGAACACAGTGGGTGAGAGTTGCTGATGGTGGGAATGGAGGCATTGTAGGCCAACTGTGGAGCCTGACAGACCACCGGGAAAGTGCCGAAGGCAGGACTGAGAAGGGACGGTCCTGCCTGGGCATGCTGGTGGGTCATATAGGGAGAGTTTGGTGTGGTTCTGGAGGTTTGGAAAGGGCTACACTGCTGGCCCTGTAACCTGTGTGCTGTTTTCCCTTCTCTGTCAGAGCAGCACAGGTGCAAACACGATGACATGGGGCTTGATGAGTGCAGCAAATTTGAACTCCTGGCTTGGGAGGACATCCCACTGCAGCCCCACATGTTTCTGGCAGGGTGGGTGATGGCTTCATGATGGAGGTGCAGCCCAGTGGCAATGTTTAAAGGGACATGAGGCTGCCAGCTGCTGGAGGCTGTAACAGTGGGTGACATTTGGATGCCATTATAATATGAAGAAACTTTGGGGGGATACTGGAGCATTGCCATGTGTGACTGTAGGAAATGCATCATGTCATGGAGCTCCTTGGCCAGGTTGGATACTTCTTCATTCAAGCTGTTCACCTGGAAGGAAAAGAACCCCAGAAATTCAGTCACTTAACTAATAAATAAACTGCTGCTGAATGAATTCACAAGTTAAGCCCGCTAATTTATGCTCCCATGTAACTGGTAGGTCTAACATTGACCTTACCTCTTTATTTAGAGTGCTGACGTTCTGTCTCACTTCTTCCGTCTCTATGAGGAGGTTAGCACTCATCTGAAAGCGGTCTGAAAAAGTCCAGAGAAACAGAGATTTCTAAATGACTGCGCCATTTCTAAGTTTAGGTTTCCCATTTCACCGCCCTATCCAAACAGTTCACTTTTTGTTTATTGCTCAGCTTGCAGGGTCATTACCTGTTGCATTAGTCTTTGTGTCCTGCTGCTCCACATTAAACTGAAAAGTGTGCCCATTGTCCTCAATCCCATCCACAACCCTTTAAGACACAAGTAAGTTatgcacatttaaaatgcattcaaaaagaATTTTTAATATTTGGGTGAAAAGGATGAAGAAGTTACCTTGGACTAAGGTTCAGCGGACTAACACAAGGTAAGGATGGCATGAGCAGCTTTGCAGGCCGATGGTTCAACCCTGAGTCCCCCGTAAGACCTgacagagaaggaggagagagcTCCTCAGAGAGGAACGGCTGAGGAGAGGGGCTGCGGCCTCTTCCACCCTGAATGGGTGAGCGACAGAGCCGTAGGGCATTAATGTGGCGGAGCTCCTCCCCTAACAGGCTGCTGAGGTAGGGCTGACGGACTGGGCTGCCCGTTTCATGTAAAAGAGGAAGCTTTTTCTGCTGAAAGTGTCTTACGTCTTCTCCATGCTCAGCGTCGTCTGACTCAATAATAAAGGGCAGTTTATGGTCCACGGAGCCACGAGCCTGAGGAGACCATCATAGACAGAATGCATTGTTAGCTTTGAGAAAAAATGGTACCAACAAATAGTTTTTCAGATGTGCTCTACTCTTCTGTATTCATTTTCAATAGTACTCCTATCTCAACTGTTAAAAATGAGGTAAGGGTATCCTATTAAATgcaagttagtaaaaccaagcATGCAAAAAATGGCTAATTCATGactgacaagaaaaaaagcaaataaattaaagattttaggGTGGCCAATAAGATTTCAGGGGGGCCTGGTTGGCCCCTGGCTACTACTTGCTCCGCCCCTGGAACATCACCTGTACTGCCATTTGCTGCCTTAATCCATTAGTGCGTTATAAATTAAGATATTGTTAtcattttggttgccaatatgtttaccatttacagtgttgactcaatttagtcacaaaaacaacatcagtaatTTCTCctggtcaaaatgtttgtttacagaatcagaAATGTAGCACCTCcctgtgctgaaactaagaagaataGCACAAGTTACATGCTCTAATGtggaccatatttcatttaaagaattcaaataaaaagaggactgtgggctgcatttggcccccgggccatagtttggacacccccgCTTTAGTGGGTCAGACTTTCAAATTAACTAAATTAGAACAGACATCTTTatcaaattaatattttattgtataaTTTTGGATATTCTTTCAAAACATAGGTAGGTTTAAGGCAtcaacagtgagatcagtcccttaTGCCTATATGGCAGCCACTAATGAGGGTgtggtttaaatattttttacacatCTTAAGGCTATCAGGAtgtccatcactgggtttgatggtAGTATGGTGTGGCCTAATaggtgaaaaacacatgcaggaaacagactCATTGTGGACtgattatgtattttttatgcacCGTATTTATAAATAATGGCTGACATGAGGATTTCTGTAAAAGTCAGACCAAACATTCAGTCATTCCTTGATTGTGCTGATTGATCTGGTTGATATGATAGCTGTTgggatttaaagacaaaagataccCTTAAACCCACAACATCTTTTTTATCCAAACATTAATCAGCTTTTGGGGGTCAGATGGGTAGCTTGGGGGGGCCTGACATGGCCCCTGAGCCGCCAGTTGATGCTCACTGACATATGGCATTAATAAGAGTATGACAattctacatatttttttagtttctacTTTACATAAGCTAGTAAGCAACCCAGGGTTATAACGGGTTTCTTATACTTTGCTCATTGGAAAGTAGTCAAAGATAAAGAAACTGTCTTAATGTCATTAGGCCAGTACTGTATTGCAGACCCTGTATGTAGGCCTGTGTATCACTTTTGGtttccctctcctctgcttCATCTTTATCACTTTAAACTCAGGCATCCTTGTATAAACACAGATATTGCTGTAATAGTTGTGTAAATGTataaagcagacaaatgtgtGGCAAACATACCTGCAACAGCCTGGTGGACGACTGAAACTTTGTTACACCCTAGAAAGATTTCAGTCagagttaaaatgaaaaaacatacataataTATGTGGAGGAAAAGTAATGTGATACCACATGTCTTACATCAGTATCACTGCCTTCTCTCAGGTTGTAGGTGAGGTTTTGATGAATGTCAGAGCTGAATCTGCTGCCGTACTCTGGGTACAGCCCGAGGACTTCCCTCAAAGCCCTAACACTGATGTACTGAAGGTCACAGTAGGTCAGTGCCTTCACGTCTGCGTTTGTCTTGATCACCTTGTCCTGTTCTGGGAGGTCTGCCCCAATAAGGTCACCTTTACCTGTGGGGAAATGCCAGCCAAAACAGAAGGATTACAACAAGATGCTAAAAGGTGCAGAATGTGCTGAAGAGGATATGTTTCACACTGACCCAGAATGGCCAGGACCATGCCATCTTTGAGAACCTCCAAGGAGCCAGAGCAGACAAAATAGTTGGCTTGCAGTGCGTCTCCGTGGCGTATGAGGTATTCTCCTGGTGCACAGAAAGACGTCTTGATGTGTAGGGAGAGGGAGCGCAGACAACCTCGGCTGGCTCGCTCAAATACAGGCAGCTGCAGGATGTCTTTGTTTAGATGCATGGCAATATCAGCGCGCAGCTCATCGGGGAAGTCATGCAGCAGCTAAGAAAAGGGGacagaaaaaatattcaacCAAAACTGAGACTAACGGTGCATGTTAATCCTGTTTGAAAGGGATATAGAACTGGTTTTGAattttgaaacacaaaaaattctGTATCTACTGATGAGCTCCATAGGCAACAGTTTTATATGAAGTAAATGAATCTATGAAATGTGAGATGGCCATGCTTTCTTCCTGTCTACACTGACTATTTCAGGGTACATGTGTGCTACATGTGTATTCTCAGGAGCCTCTCTATGGTTTGTTTTGCCTGTTACACCAGTAACAGGCATACCTGTTTAAAATGGAAGAAAGCTTTACTTTGTAAAGTTAGACCTCAGTGGACAGGTTTCGTTCAACAGACAGGAAGGTTTCAGATGTCCTGGGCGTTGCTTTTGCTGGTGTTCAGCACATTAATGTAATGATCAGATATGGTAACCAGCAAATGGCTACCATAATATTTAAGTCAAAAAGCCATAGAGGGCAAACCAGAGAAGAAAATACTGTTAGAATAAATGCGTGTTAAAGTGGTCTCCACCAATCACATTATTGTGTTACTCTTGGTTTATGGGTAATGAATTCCTGTTATCTGAGAACCAAGGCTGAAAATGTTCTCACATTTtgtaaaaaacacaactgttaaATACATTAATATCAGCCAAATGCAGAAGCATTGCTGGTAAAGGAAAGACAGTCTGCTCTTAAATGCCCCCTCATGTCaaccactactgtgagatgctgcctctgtcaggatggaaaaacacactaaaactttaaaataaatcttattaaacttagggttagggtaataAATAGGATACCAAAGGTAAACGTCAAAAACCTGACTCTCAAAACCTGATCACAAGATGTTTAAAAAGGCCaacaaagctaacaaagctatgttagcttatgctGTGTTTGCTAATgataacgtagctacataggtaacattagctttattagcttcatGGCTACCTTAGcattaactttagctatgttagctacacagctacatcacctacatagctaacatagctacatttgccagagctcacattgcaaaagcCACACTGGCGTTAACCGTGTGGCTAGCCTAGCTATCTAGTTACCTGATCTTGAGCCACTGCTCATGTAaccacttctaaaacaggtctattcATACTTTCATCCTGCATAAGACCAATGatctttttttactgtttaatttacaaaatgtttCTTAGCCTGTTGTGTTTCATTGATGTAGCCAGACTTTGTTATGAATTaagttgaattttgaaaaaaaaaaaagtggaaacacaTTGTACCGGCGAATCACAGCACCTCCATTCTGAAGGAGCGGCGTCACACAGAAGTGGTCTACTAGaggtgtctgagatctgtggtctgcagccagctCTCTTTCTGTAAAGGTGTGCTCAACTAATCAGATATATAGCTGTGAAACTCTAGGACTGTGGGTAATGTATTGCTATTGCCCAAGATCACCAATAAACTGTGAATTTTCTGAAAATGAAGTGTATAACATGAAGACTTTTGTGTTACATGACCATTGTCATATATCACACTCAGGGAGCTTGTCATAAGTCTCCCCTGGATAGTTATGACATTGAGGCTACTAATCAAATCTAAAAATCAGCATAGGCTGAAAGATGTAAGGAACTGTGGGAAGGAGGGATTAGACATGtattagagttttttttttgttttttttttaattcaagggTCAATGCACCTTATCTGAAACTCTTGGTTTAGTTACTATTTTAAGAGTGCACACACAACGAGACTTCAAGGGA contains the following coding sequences:
- the kcnh4a gene encoding potassium voltage-gated channel subfamily H member 4a, whose translation is MPVMKGLLAPQNTFLDTIANHFDGTHSNFLLGNAQGRHGYPIVYCSDGFCELTGFVRTEVMQKTCTCSFLHGAETNESIIQQVDKALEGQQEFQGEVCFYRKNGNPFWCLLDIVPIKNEKGEVVLFLLSFKDVSETHGKRHRFSQGDGMSEGAHETVKSNRSQFSQARERGRTILQHLRNLFPKRGKRKMASSVFQKPSLPEYKVAAVKKSRFILLHYSISKALWDWLILLATFYVAVAVPYDICFVSHDEGSDHHSFISRSTIGTDIAVEMLFILDIILNFRTTYVSQSGQVVYDARSIYLHYCTTWFFVDLIAALPFDLLYVFNITVTSLVHLLKTVRLLRLLRLLQKLDRYSQYSAVVLTLLMSVFALLAHWMACVWYVIGRQEIESSDPVTWDIGWLQELGKRLDTPYINSTMGGPSMPSAYIASLYFTLSSLTSVGFGNVCANTDAEKIFSICIMLIGALMHAVVFGNVTAIIQRMYSRRSLYHTRMKDLKDFIRVHRLPQQLKQRMLEYFQATWSVNNGINANELLHDFPDELRADIAMHLNKDILQLPVFERASRGCLRSLSLHIKTSFCAPGEYLIRHGDALQANYFVCSGSLEVLKDGMVLAILGKGDLIGADLPEQDKVIKTNADVKALTYCDLQYISVRALREVLGLYPEYGSRFSSDIHQNLTYNLREGSDTDGVTKFQSSTRLLQARGSVDHKLPFIIESDDAEHGEDVRHFQQKKLPLLHETGSPVRQPYLSSLLGEELRHINALRLCRSPIQGGRGRSPSPQPFLSEELSPPSLSGLTGDSGLNHRPAKLLMPSLPCVSPLNLSPRVVDGIEDNGHTFQFNVEQQDTKTNATDRFQMSANLLIETEEVRQNVSTLNKEVNSLNEEVSNLAKELHDMMHFLQSHMAMLQYPPKVSSYYNGIQMSPTVTASSSWQPHVPLNIATGLHLHHEAITHPARNMWGCSGMSSQARSSNLLHSSSPMSSCLHLCCSDREGKTAHRLQGQQCSPFQTSRTTPNSPYMTHQHAQAGPSLLSPAFGTFPVVCQAPQLAYNASIPTISNSHPLCSPINSIYSSLSVQTSSDATQNQTNSQTPIHSSNTPSGLLQYQTTFSSLSPLRVHTGHNQSHQGAISGPRQGDLVGSSPIHHIQDVSRSLLGQVTDRDCRASLYQERMDKYDYQDMSSNAPTVEVQAPLFDMEGIQTPQ